The following proteins come from a genomic window of Synechococcus sp. NB0720_010:
- a CDS encoding ligase-associated DNA damage response exonuclease, giving the protein MPLAPGGLLQLTREGLYCAAAGAWIDPWRPVPRALITHAHADHARPGCGEYWAVACSEGVLRERLGAEINLLPVGYGDLNRIGDARVSFHSAGHVLGSAQIRLEAGGESWLVSGDYKRCADPSCEPFEPVQADVFISEATFGLPIYRWQSGAEVAREIVNWWRGAPDRPSVLFCYAFGKAQRVLAELHRLGIEETVLLHGAVDRLMAPYREAGVAMPPTMALSQLPKDESLAGRLVIAPPAAHRSRGLSRLAKAQNGFVSGWMAVRGARRRRGYGRGFVMSDHADWSGLVRTVQESQAQQVYVTHGQSAVLSRYLKEVEGISAEPLEGAFEAERFDEEETP; this is encoded by the coding sequence ATGCCCCTCGCCCCAGGCGGCCTGCTGCAGCTCACCCGAGAAGGGCTGTACTGCGCGGCAGCTGGTGCCTGGATCGATCCCTGGCGGCCAGTCCCCAGGGCCCTCATCACCCATGCCCATGCCGACCACGCCCGGCCGGGATGTGGGGAGTACTGGGCCGTGGCCTGCAGTGAGGGGGTCCTGCGGGAGCGGCTGGGGGCCGAGATCAATCTGTTACCGGTGGGCTACGGGGACCTGAACCGCATTGGCGACGCTCGGGTCTCCTTTCACTCGGCCGGACATGTCCTCGGCAGTGCCCAAATCCGACTGGAAGCCGGCGGAGAGAGCTGGCTGGTCAGCGGCGACTACAAGCGCTGCGCCGACCCCAGCTGCGAACCCTTTGAGCCCGTACAGGCCGACGTCTTCATCAGCGAAGCCACCTTTGGCCTTCCCATCTACCGCTGGCAAAGCGGGGCGGAGGTAGCCCGTGAAATCGTCAACTGGTGGCGCGGCGCGCCGGACAGGCCTTCGGTGCTCTTTTGCTACGCCTTTGGGAAGGCACAGCGGGTGCTCGCCGAGCTGCATCGACTCGGCATCGAGGAGACGGTGCTGCTCCATGGCGCCGTCGATCGACTGATGGCGCCCTACCGCGAGGCGGGGGTTGCCATGCCACCGACGATGGCTCTCTCCCAGTTGCCCAAGGATGAATCCCTCGCGGGACGCCTGGTGATTGCGCCGCCGGCGGCCCACCGCAGCCGTGGGCTGAGTCGCTTGGCGAAGGCCCAGAACGGCTTTGTGAGCGGCTGGATGGCCGTACGGGGAGCACGGCGCCGGCGGGGCTATGGCCGCGGTTTCGTGATGAGCGATCACGCCGACTGGTCCGGATTGGTGCGAACCGTTCAGGAGAGCCAAGCCCAGCAGGTCTATGTGACCCATGGCCAGAGCGCCGTTCTCTCGCGCTACCTCAAGGAGGTGGAGGGCATCAGCG